AAACAGAAATCAACCATCTGAAACAGTAAAAAAGTAACAAGAAAAGTAACAAGAAATTCGAGATTAAAAATTTACTCCCAAAAATTGTAAAAAACCACAAAAAACCTTGTTACTTATTTTTTGATAAACCCTTTTTCTAACTAACGTTAGAGCACTTCGATTTTTACAAAACACCTTTAAAAATCTTGTTACTTTTTGATGAGAAAAACGCAATGCAATACAAGCTAACGGACACGAAAATTAGACAAGCCAAGAGCAAGGATAAAGATTATCCCCTAGCGGACGGTGGTGGATTGCGTTTAATCGTGCGCGCTAATGGCTCAAAGGTTTTTGTTTTTAACTACAACCGACCTTACACAAAAAAGAAAAACAACATCACTTTGGGGGCTTATCCTGAAATATCCCTAAAACAAGCAAGAGAGCGACACGCACAAGCGCGCGCCCTACTGGCTCAAGATATTGATCCTGTTCAACAACGCGAACAGGACAAGCGAGAACAAGTGAATAAACTTGATCGCACATTTGGGAAAATGGCGGTGAATTGGTTCGAGCAACGAAAACAACAAGCCGACTTTTCAGAACGCACTGCAAAAGATACATGGGCTTTATTTGAACGCCATATTTTGCCTAATTTTGCTCAATACCCAATAACAGAAATCACCCCACTGATTGCCATTAATGCACTAAAACCGCTTGAAAAAGACGGAAAATTAGAAACAGTGCGTAAAGTTATAGGGAAGTTAAACGACGTGATGAAATTTGCGTTACACCGTGGCTTTATTTCCACCAACAATTTAAGCGATATTCATAAAGAATTTGATAAACCAGTCACACAGGGAATGAAAACGATCACCCCTGAAGAAATAGAAGAATTTCTGACCGCGCTTTATCAAGAGAAAAATAATCAGCGTTTTCAGTTAAATGCTTTCTATGCGGTGATGTTAGTCATGTTTACTGGTGGACGACCGTCTGAAATAGCCAAAGCAAAATGGAGTGATATTAATTTTGATGAGCGGGTATGGGTTTATTCTGTTCAGAAAGGCAACAGGAATTTACCACAAGGACGAGTGCATAAAGTGACACTATCAAGCCAAGTGATCAAACTCTTTGAAAAAGTGCGTGAATATAATCGGCTTGTACAACCAAATTTGAATAGTGATTATGTTTTTGCTAGTCCTCTTTCAAAGAAAAAAGGGCATATATCCATTGAAACAATGCGTAATGCGATTATTAAGAGTTTAGGCGAAAACCGTTTAACAACCCATGGCATAAGACACTTATTCAGTACGACACTAAACGAGCAAGAATATAACGCAGATTGGATAGAACGAGCGTTATCACATAAAGACAAAAATACGATCAGAGGCTTTTATAACAAAGCCGAATATTTAGAACACCGCTTTAAAATGCTTCAAGCATGGGCGGATTATATTGAAGATAAAGCACCCGAGAAGTTATTTTCTTAGTGCGTAGAACAAAGAACAACTAGGCACGGAGTAATTAACCGAGCCGAAAGAAAGCATTAATGCCCTATTTGCTTTTTGTTGTTCTTTCCTTTCATAAATGGGGCAAGGGGCGATTATGGCACTTCCATTATTAGAACGTTATAGCTTAAACCAAGCTATAAATTTTATTGAAAATAGAACAGGCGAACAGCTAACTAGGGAAGATCTCTTAGAATATGCAATTACAGGGCATTTAAAAATAGGTATTTTTATTGATGTTTTGTGCGACACCTTAAGCAAGATAGGATCAAATGACTGCCAAAATCTGGAATTAAGGCATTTTGAAAGTCCTATTCTTCACTCTGATGAATATCCTAAATGGGCAAATCCAAAATCATTATTACATAAACAGATAGCGAGATTTTGCGATGGATTTGTTGATATATCTGCTGATTTATTATTTATGGATGATAATCAAGAATATAATGCAATTTCTTTTGAAGAACGTAAAAAAGCATTAGAGTCTAGTCTAGTTTCCTTTCTAGAAGAATTAAAAAGCGGTAAATTACACCCAGTAGAACCTACAGATGAGGTGAAATTTAAAACTAAAGATTCTGATAATGATAGATATGAAAAAATATCATGGTTACTACACGGAAAACTAAATTTTAAGGGTTTTGTCTATCTTCAGCCTTATTTATTAAATCAACTAAAACCAAGAGTTCAACTTGATGAAAATGTTGTTGATTATGTATTTGATGAATTGATATTTGACAGTGTTGAATTTCCTGATAGTAAGATTAAAGCCTTTCTTTCATTTGAGCTCAATATGGATAATTGTGATTATTTAGATGACGAAGAATATGAGAAAGCCCAATATAATAAAATTTCAATCAATGATTTGATCATATTTAAAGATGATTTATTAAATTTTATCAATGAGGATAATAGAGAAGTTAATTTGAATGACACCCTTTATTTACTAGGCGAAGTAATCAATGCTGTTAAATCAAAAACAAAAAAATGGACACAGTCCACAATCATTGATGAAATTCTCACTCAACGACAAGGAAAGCAAATAAGCGGTTTAGAAAAACGAAAAATAGAAGAATATTTCAGTTCTGCTAATAAACGACTAAAACAAAAATAACCATAAACGCTCAAATTATATGGGCGTTTTTTATTGTCTAAATTCTATTCAAATCAATCTGTTATTTTCGCACCGAAAAAATCTTTTTCGCTTGCGATGATCTTATTTCTGCGATTTCCCATAATCCCTACCAGTTGCAACAATCATCAATTATCAACTTTGCAAATCAACTGGAGGATTTTATGACTATTGAGAAAAGATACTCACTCAAAGACCTTAAACAAATTACAGGCACTTCACACGCTTATATCTACAAGCAAATCCAAAAAGGCAATTTGGCCAAACCCGAGAAATGGGGACGCGCGTCACGTTGGAAAGAAAGCGACGTTAACGCTTGGCTTGAAACATTAGACCGTGGTTTACAAGATAACTCTCATTTAGTGGACTCACGTTTAACTGATACTCAAGTAAATATTAATGCTTAATCTATGGAGTGAAGATATGAAATTAACTAACACTTCAACAGCAAGCCAAAGAGCACTGATCAAAACATTGTTAAGAGAACGCTCATACAGCACATTAGAGTTGCGCGCCAAGGGGATTTGCTCACCCGCCCCGCGGATTATGGAGTTAAAAAAACAAGGCTATGAAATCATCACTAGCACCCGGACAGAAATAGACCAATCAGGCATAAAGCACAATGGGATTGCAGTTTATACCCTACTAAGTGAACCACAACAAGAAACACAGGGAGAGCAATACTATGACAACTAATCATTCTATTTGTGCAGATTTGTTTGAGCATATCGTTAAAAACATCAAAGGTAATGCCATGACCACCAGCAGAGATGTGGCGCATGTATTTGGCAAAGAACATAAAAACGTTTTACAAGCTATCGAAAATTTAGATTGTTCAGATGATTTTAGCGAGCTGAATTTTCAGCTGGCCAAATATATCGACGAACAAGGGAAAAGACGCCCAATGTATCGAATGACACGTGACGGATTTTCATTCTTGGTTATGGGTTTTCGCGGCAAAAAGGCAGCCGAGTTTAAAGAGCGATTTATTCAAAAATTTAACGAGATGGAGAAATGGATTAATTCACGCCAACAATTAAGCCATGATCAACACCGTATGAATGACGCTATTCAATACCGTGAAACCATTACAGGCAAGCAAAATAAACACGCTTACGCACAGGAAAACAATTTGATTTATCTCGTGGCATTAGGTGCGAACCGTAAGCAATGGTTACAGGCGCAAGGATTGCCTACAGATGACGAGATACGCCAACACTTAACCGCAAAACAAATTGAGTTGGTGGATATGCTAACAAGTGAAAATGCAACGATGATCAAGTTAGGAATGAATTATGAGAGCCGAAAAGCGCAGTTAACTTTTAGTGCGACTTATTTCAAGGTACGTAATGGATTAATCAACAAACAAGGAACAAGCACAGCAACGAAATAGCGCATGCTTTAGTTGGTTTAAATCAATAGAAAAGGAAACAAAATGACAAATAACACACACGAAAACAAACTTAAATATGACCTATCACTCGTAGGAATTGGCGAGCTGATGAAAGCACCAATCAAAGCAACATTAAGCAGTTTAGATTTCCCGAATATCACACTTGAATTACAGCAACACGATGACGGTACGCCATTTTATAACGGAGCCTTATGGCTTGATATTGATGATTTCATTACCGTTGAAATGGCAGGAGCGAGCGCATTTAAAGAAGCTTTAGCGATTATAGCCTATCATCAGCAAGAAACTAATACACCGCTAAGAATTGATGATGAAGTGGCGGACAGTGTTAGATATGTCTATGAACATTCACAATATAGCGAGCGTGTTAATCCTTTGATTGAACACAATACAAGCAGAGAAATTACACTAGAGATGATGAGCAAGGCGAACAGGGAAAAGATGGATTTACTCTTTGCAGAAAAACGTATCAATGGCGGTAAGAAATAAAATGAGCAAACCAATATTAAAACCCACATTCAAAACCTACCCACAATTTAACCGCACTTTTGCTATTTCAAAGCAAAGCGCAGAACGCTGTAAAAGCGATTTTCCCGACTGCTATCACTTCAAAAAGTCACAGGCTAAGGAATGTATCGAGCTTGCCGAGCGGTTGCAAATGGGGCTTTCTTTGCTGGTGGAATTACGCAACCAAGGCGCAACCCTATCAGCAGAGCAAAACAAACAATACAAGGCTTTCAGAAATGGGGCACGTTATTTAATTCAGCAGTTTAATGAATTGGCGGAGCATATCGAGAACGTAGAAAAAGGCGAGTTTCAGCCGGTCATAATTGACTGGTGGAAATCCACCAGCAAGGAAGAAACCAAGGGAGTAGAAAAAAATGAAATGTAAAACCGCTAAAGAATTTTTACGCCCTATGGCTATTGAGCATTACATCACAAATCGGAATAGTAATTTATTCATCTTTATGAGCCTTTACAGCGATGAAGAACCTTACCCTATAGAAGACCTTGTTGAAGTACAAAAATCGCGTGTAGCGTTGCTTATGACGGATTTTGACCGCTTGCCGACTGAGTTTTTAGATCATGAATTAAATTTTGCTGAGAAAATGCTTTTACAGATTGAAAAGCGCGCAAAAGAGATAGCGAAAGCGAAGCAGTAAACGCGGTTTATTTGTTCCGTAGATGGTACATAAATGATCCATAAATAATCCGCAAATGGTGCGCAAAAACAGCACAAAATAAAAAACCGCTCAAATGAACGGTTCCAAAGGAGTAAGTATGAAATTAACTCATATAAATTATAGCGTTATATTTAATATTTTTCATATAAATTTCATTGAAAAAACACGAAAAGCAATCTATTCTTGTTTTGCACTTGCAAAATCAAGCGCCGAGCGTGACAACTCGAATAATCTATCACTGGCGAATAATAGCGCGCCTTGCGCTTTTTTTATTCGTGACTTACGCACACCTAAAGAAACCGTTATGCAAAATTGCATATCGGCATTTCTCTCAATGGTAGCGTATGGCGGGAAAGGTTTCGCCCTTTGCTGTGTTCCAGTGATCGCAGTTTGTCACCCCGTCATACGTTACCGCCCAAGCGTGACAACTCAAGCGGTAACCTCTAAAAATTTACTCACTGGAGAAACCGCAATGAAACTCTTTATTTTTGTGGCAATTTGTCGCACAGACCTGACTAATCAACTGCATAAAATCCGCATTATTGCCGAAACTGAAACCCAAGCACGGGCAGCACTGGCAAAAGATTTTATCCTCATTCTTGCCTCACGTATCAACATAAGTGCGGCTAAAAATGACCGCACTTTTACTAAGGGGGTGATTTATGCGTAATAAAATTCCAACTCATTGCGCCTTACCAATGGCAGAGGCCGGCAAACTTCATAATTCCATAATCAAAGCTAAAGCGATTTTGACACTTATTCAAAACGATGGAATTGGCGATGACGAACTTGATGGATTTTTAACAAATGAAAATATTATCAGAATAGCATTAAGCGCGGCGCAAGATTATTTGGAACAAGCCGAAAAATCCGCAAAAGTTGATTTTTATTTTGTGAAAGGGGACGAACATGTACCAAATAAGAATTAAGCACCAAAACGGCAAGATTGAAATGCTCACCGCAGAAAGCCAAGAGAGCGCATTAGCAAAAGCACAGCAGATAAAGGCTCGTCATGACTGCATTATTGCCATTAACCCCACCAGCAAAACCATTTGCGAGTTGGTTTTTGTTTACTCTAACGGTGAACAGGAAGATGTAGGCGAATATTACAGCCTGAAAGACGCACTCAAGGCAAAAGAGCAAGTGAAAAACAGAATAGGCAAGGTAGATATATTAGGGCGCGTATTGTCTGCTGTATCAATAATTAAAAAAGATTGTCTGTAGGTGGTGGTATGAGTTACGCGAAATCTAAAGGGCGTGGCACCTCTAAAAGTGAGTTTCAAAAATCACTGAACGGAAATACCTTTACCGCCCTACGCCATGATGTGATTAACAGTGAAGAATTTACCGCGCTTTCACTATCTGCAAAATGGGTATTTATAAAACTATGCGCAAGCTATAACAAATTCAACAACGGAGATTTGATCGCACCACAGGATAAAGCCAAAGACCTTTTTGGCTTATCTTCAAGAACATTAAAAATCGCGTTAGATGAACTTGTAAATGCAAACTTCCTAGAAGTCACAAGACAAGGGGGAAAAAATCAATGCACGCTTTACGCTATCACTTGCTATAAATTCAACACGATTAAGAAAGGCAATGCGGTTATTTTAGAAGAAACTTCTAGACCTCTAGACAGTTGGAAAAAAAGTGCAATTTTGCCCACCTGCTTATTTTTCCCTATTTTTTTCGTTGTTACTCAAAAAATAAATGAGTATATGGCTATAATATATATAAGCTAGTTAAAATTTAACGTAATTGACCCTCTAAAAATAGCCTGACTACGTTAAAATTTAACGTAATAGAAAAAGAGTTACGTTAAATTCTAACGTAAATTACGTTAGATTTTAGGGGTCATTACGTTAAAATTTAACTATCAGAAAAAATAAATTTTCTATCAATAAATTAATTTCAATAGATTTTAACTATCAATTAATTAGCGGGCTCGATTTTGAGTCCGTTAAAATCAAACTTTAAAAGTGAACTTTTCTAATAGAACACACAAGATATTCAACAAAGCGCGCCTATTACTCCTTGCAAAACCACATCAGATTAATAACGCTAAGATTGCCCTAATTTATGGCGCAAAATAATCATAAAAAGCAGTAATTTCATTTTTATAGTGTAAACAGACATTAAACATCAAAAATTACCGCGATAAATCGCTTGCTAATAAATTTTCTTGATAAGGATATAGGAATGTACCACTAAACATTTTTAATTGATTACAGAGCGATTGACGAAAGATTACGCCTTCTGATTTTTGCGAGTCCATAAAAAAGGGAAAAATGCGAAACTCTTGAGCGATTGGCGAAAGTTTACGACTGTAAGCCTACTCAACTTACGCTATAAACCCTAACAATTAATAACCGCACAAATTGTTATTTGCAAAATTACGTACCTAGATTTACAATGAAGCACGGTGAATAATAGGAATAGTTATGAAAAAGGCAAATAAAGCACAAGCATTATTATTAGGGTTAGGGATTGCATTAAATACAACGCCCACTACTAACCCTCTGCTAACTATTCCAAATACCATTGAAAGCATCAAATTAATGGCAACAAACCAAGCCAAGGCGGATGATGTTTTCCATGCAGTTTACAAATTAGCTCAATCAGTAAAAAAACTTAATATTCTGATTAAAGACAAGTTATCGCATATCAATCAAGATGAACGCGCTAGTTTATTAGCTATTAATCAAACGTTAGACTTTGGGATAAGTTTACTCAAAAAAGGCTATGAAGATGCGATTTACAATACTTTTACCGCTGAATTTAGAGCGCTGGTAAGTGCAAAAAGCACGTTGGAGCTTTATTTGCGACAAATTCAAGAACGTCTAGACGGGATTGAGATTGTTTCTATTCAAGATCTAGCAGTCACCACAGATGATGTTAAGCAAATGATGAGCGCTAGAGGTTAATGTGTCATCAAAAGTTTGTATATCACCTCATCTAACCAATATTCCAAACATTCAAAAAATAGCAGTAGGGCTAGCCATATTCCATGATACGGGGAAATATCCTGATTTTTTAGGGCATTATGGAAAGTTTGAAAATAACCAACGCGCAATGGATAGCCTGATAAGTAAAATGCATATTGCTCTATATAGGGATGATTGGACACTAAAGAGTTGGAAAAATAGAAACGGTTACAACCGGACTAGCGATAATTTTATTATTTATGTGAAACATTTTTTTGCGGATGACTATTATCAAATTTTAGATATCGTTTCTCCAGAGGCTCACAAAAGAATAAATTCAATACTCTCTTCCCTGATAGAAAAGGCAGAACAATTTCATAGTTTAAGAGATAGTGATTTGCATCAATTAGAAACATTTTCCAACAATCACTGTATAGCAAAAGAAATAAAATTAACGCCATAATTTCCCCCTTTTTATATCGACTGAAAACTAATTAAATCTAAAGGTACTCCCGAGGGGGCCCCCTTTTCCACGGGGTTGCGGGCGCGTGGTTTTCGCCTAATTTTCAGGGTTCTAGTCATCATCATCTTCTTACCCAAAATTTAGCTTTACTTTAAAACAAGAGTTACTGAGCCGAAAAATCGGCTGAGTGATTTTAAAAAACAACCCCATGTAAGTTTGCAGTATTTCAGATTTCTAATTTCACGGTTGTAAAAATTGAGTTACTTGGCGGGGACGGAATAAATAAAAGTAACAAGAAAAGTAACAAAGAGATTATGACAAAATATTAATTCTTTATATTTCAATAAATTAAATAGTAATTTCAACTCCCATGATCTCCGCCACTCAATTATTCCTACATCAGATTAACTTATAATCCCCTCATATTGATGCGATAGTAAACACTATAGCGCAATAAAATTTTACTAACATTTTGTCAGCCCTATTCAATAGGGTAAAAAAAATACCTGTGCCTGATAGGTGATATCTGGCACAGG
This portion of the [Pasteurella] aerogenes genome encodes:
- the intA_3 gene encoding prophage integrase gives rise to the protein MQYKLTDTKIRQAKSKDKDYPLADGGGLRLIVRANGSKVFVFNYNRPYTKKKNNITLGAYPEISLKQARERHAQARALLAQDIDPVQQREQDKREQVNKLDRTFGKMAVNWFEQRKQQADFSERTAKDTWALFERHILPNFAQYPITEITPLIAINALKPLEKDGKLETVRKVIGKLNDVMKFALHRGFISTNNLSDIHKEFDKPVTQGMKTITPEEIEEFLTALYQEKNNQRFQLNAFYAVMLVMFTGGRPSEIAKAKWSDINFDERVWVYSVQKGNRNLPQGRVHKVTLSSQVIKLFEKVREYNRLVQPNLNSDYVFASPLSKKKGHISIETMRNAIIKSLGENRLTTHGIRHLFSTTLNEQEYNADWIERALSHKDKNTIRGFYNKAEYLEHRFKMLQAWADYIEDKAPEKLFS
- a CDS encoding Predicted transcriptional regulator, whose translation is MTIEKRYSLKDLKQITGTSHAYIYKQIQKGNLAKPEKWGRASRWKESDVNAWLETLDRGLQDNSHLVDSRLTDTQVNINA
- a CDS encoding putative phage regulatory protein Rha family, which codes for MTTNHSICADLFEHIVKNIKGNAMTTSRDVAHVFGKEHKNVLQAIENLDCSDDFSELNFQLAKYIDEQGKRRPMYRMTRDGFSFLVMGFRGKKAAEFKERFIQKFNEMEKWINSRQQLSHDQHRMNDAIQYRETITGKQNKHAYAQENNLIYLVALGANRKQWLQAQGLPTDDEIRQHLTAKQIELVDMLTSENATMIKLGMNYESRKAQLTFSATYFKVRNGLINKQGTSTATK